A genomic window from Streptomyces sp. HUAS YS2 includes:
- a CDS encoding NAD(P)/FAD-dependent oxidoreductase, producing MTETAPPPVPVVDLVCVGAGFSGLYAAYKAAEKGWTFAGFEAAPGVGGTWFWNTYPGARCDVESIYYSYSFSHELLQEWTWTERFAPQAEILRYINHVADRFDLRRHFSFETRVTSATWLPDERLWEVTLDSGGTRRGRHLLAGSGGLSTPKDFDVPGLEHFTGTTVSTSRWNIPLSDLAGKRVAVIGTGSSAVQCIPLIAEVAEHLTVFQRTPNYVFPARNAALAADFVDEIKSSYAAIREECRHSLGGIPDRIPDAAAFDVSDEERHERYERAYERSGFNGVGGEFSDLLTDARANETAAEFVRGKIREIVRDPRTAAVLEPRFHPLGAKRSCFGTDYYETFNRPNVSVVSLRDESIETMTSDSIVTSAGSYEVEAVVLAIGFDAFTGPLFALNVSTPESGRLQDAWSEGVRTYLGIMAAGFPNFFMIAGPQSPALASNVVVTIEQAVDWITDLIGHAKAEGVDVIEPTVEAQGDWVKITEDTVNQTLYATADSWYRGSNVAGKPTTFLGYVGGVGKYRRMCTELAKRGYPGIELDGESVARRLGRIHEEIA from the coding sequence ATGACTGAGACCGCTCCGCCCCCTGTTCCCGTCGTCGACCTCGTCTGTGTCGGCGCGGGATTCTCCGGCCTCTACGCGGCGTACAAGGCAGCCGAGAAGGGCTGGACCTTCGCCGGATTCGAAGCCGCGCCCGGCGTCGGCGGCACCTGGTTCTGGAACACGTATCCCGGTGCCCGGTGCGACGTCGAGAGCATCTACTACTCGTACTCGTTCAGCCACGAGCTGCTGCAGGAGTGGACGTGGACTGAGCGCTTCGCTCCGCAGGCCGAGATCCTCAGGTACATCAATCACGTCGCGGACCGCTTCGACCTGCGCCGGCACTTCAGCTTCGAGACCCGGGTGACGTCCGCGACCTGGCTCCCTGACGAGCGGCTCTGGGAGGTGACCCTCGACTCCGGTGGGACCCGGCGGGGTCGCCATCTGCTTGCCGGCTCGGGTGGCCTTTCGACGCCCAAGGACTTCGATGTGCCGGGCCTGGAGCACTTCACCGGGACCACGGTCTCGACGAGCCGGTGGAACATTCCGCTGAGCGACCTGGCGGGCAAGCGTGTCGCCGTGATCGGCACCGGGTCGTCCGCGGTGCAGTGCATTCCGCTCATCGCCGAGGTCGCCGAGCACCTCACCGTGTTCCAGCGCACCCCCAACTACGTGTTTCCGGCCCGGAACGCCGCGCTGGCGGCGGACTTCGTCGACGAGATCAAGAGCAGCTACGCGGCGATCCGCGAGGAGTGCCGCCACTCGCTCGGCGGCATCCCGGACCGCATTCCGGACGCCGCCGCGTTCGATGTCTCCGACGAGGAGCGGCATGAGCGCTACGAGCGGGCCTATGAGCGCAGTGGATTCAACGGCGTCGGCGGCGAGTTCTCCGATCTGCTGACCGATGCGAGGGCCAACGAGACCGCGGCGGAGTTCGTGCGCGGGAAGATCCGCGAGATCGTCCGGGACCCGAGGACCGCCGCCGTCCTCGAACCCCGCTTCCACCCGCTCGGCGCCAAGCGCAGCTGCTTCGGCACCGACTACTACGAGACCTTCAACCGCCCGAACGTGTCGGTGGTCTCCTTGCGCGACGAGTCGATCGAGACCATGACGAGCGACAGCATTGTCACGAGCGCCGGCTCCTACGAGGTCGAAGCCGTCGTGCTGGCGATCGGATTCGACGCCTTCACCGGCCCGCTGTTCGCGCTCAACGTCTCCACCCCGGAGTCCGGCAGGCTCCAGGACGCGTGGAGCGAGGGCGTCCGGACGTACTTGGGCATCATGGCCGCCGGGTTCCCGAACTTCTTCATGATCGCCGGACCGCAGAGCCCCGCGCTCGCGAGCAATGTCGTGGTCACGATTGAGCAGGCCGTCGACTGGATCACCGACCTGATCGGGCACGCGAAGGCCGAGGGCGTCGATGTCATCGAGCCGACGGTCGAGGCGCAGGGCGACTGGGTGAAGATCACCGAGGACACGGTCAACCAGACGCTCTACGCGACCGCCGACTCCTGGTACCGGGGGTCGAACGTGGCCGGCAAGCCGACGACCTTCCTCGGATATGTGGGCGGTGTCGGCAAGTACCGCCGGATGTGCACCGAACTCGCCAAGCGCGGCTACCCGGGCATCGAGCTCGACGGCGAGAGCGTCGCCCGCCGCCTCGGCCGCATCCATGAGGAGATCGCATGA
- a CDS encoding alpha/beta hydrolase has product MNEVKPPYWDQLDADAQSVARSLAETLTKPVRELGAEVARKLLATTPPERPLTPLDLVERLTLPARSGELRARLYHPDGTPPSAGPCPALVYLHGGGFVLGTLDGVDEACRAIVARSGWAVLSLEYRLAPENPYPAALDDCLDAFAWLRRSAPAYGIDPHMIAVGGDSAGGNLAAALCLKLRDLGLPGPVSQVLVYPAVDDAFATPSWTDFADAPLLNSADARWFWEQYVGPDCAGAVDHYAAPMHAASLRDLPPALVLTAEVDPLRDDAEAYAERLRRDGVEVTVTRCAGVFHGFFTEVGVFARTDEAIAQVARHLRGVAGA; this is encoded by the coding sequence GTGAATGAAGTGAAGCCCCCGTACTGGGACCAGCTGGATGCCGATGCGCAGTCCGTGGCGCGATCGCTCGCCGAAACCCTCACGAAGCCCGTACGCGAACTGGGCGCGGAAGTCGCACGGAAGCTCCTGGCGACCACACCGCCGGAGCGGCCCCTCACCCCACTTGATCTGGTCGAACGCCTGACCCTGCCGGCCCGCTCCGGCGAGCTCCGGGCACGCCTCTACCACCCGGACGGCACGCCGCCGTCCGCCGGTCCGTGCCCGGCGCTGGTCTACCTGCACGGTGGCGGCTTCGTCCTCGGCACCCTCGACGGAGTCGACGAGGCATGCCGCGCGATCGTCGCCCGATCCGGGTGGGCGGTGCTCTCCCTGGAGTACCGACTCGCGCCGGAGAATCCCTATCCGGCAGCCCTGGACGACTGCCTCGACGCCTTCGCCTGGTTGCGCCGCTCGGCTCCCGCGTACGGCATCGATCCGCACATGATCGCCGTCGGAGGGGACTCCGCCGGCGGTAATCTCGCCGCCGCGCTGTGCCTCAAGCTCCGGGACCTCGGGCTCCCCGGGCCCGTGTCCCAGGTGCTGGTCTACCCCGCCGTCGACGATGCGTTCGCCACCCCGTCCTGGACGGATTTCGCCGACGCACCCCTGTTGAACAGCGCGGATGCCCGCTGGTTCTGGGAGCAGTACGTCGGCCCGGACTGTGCGGGAGCGGTCGATCACTACGCGGCCCCCATGCATGCCGCATCGTTGCGGGACCTCCCGCCGGCCCTCGTTCTCACCGCCGAGGTCGACCCGCTTCGCGACGATGCCGAGGCGTACGCGGAGAGGCTGCGGCGTGACGGCGTCGAGGTCACCGTGACCCGCTGCGCCGGCGTGTTCCACGGCTTCTTCACCGAAGTGGGCGTCTTCGCCAGGACGGACGAGGCGATCGCGCAGGTGGCGCGCCACCTGCGAGGCGTCGCCGGCGCCTGA
- a CDS encoding glutamine synthetase, protein MSELTKPVSGVDVQDANVRAVRLEATNHEGSFLGKTVAPKKFASGVDSGFAFADLLFGLDLGNVPAFGFAYPAWRGHLDDVYFRPDMSTLVEWEPGLHSVIGDYWLKDGTPVPLCPRNLTRRMVDRLASLGFTATVAVEIEATVFEESIHEARARGYRDLTPLGGSAGTAYHLAKSKDWTGYMNAVADRLDAVGIEWEAWSDEDAAGQIEINLAPGDPISVCDAWARTRQIMREVAFELGHTVTFMAKPTEGYGQASHINLSLQRDGANVFYAEEGPSETMRHAVGGLLATLEGNTSIALPQITSYRRLVDLSGPPVTVSWGISNKTTAVRAVCGHPSYSRLEYRVPGADSNLYLALAGVLAGVIAGLERKIEPPEPVAEMAWCMPPGEITRLPDTITKAAAALEADPILRDLLGAEFVDYWVGSRRWEWMQFHTAGGDPFAALSEWESARYFELP, encoded by the coding sequence ATGTCTGAACTCACCAAGCCCGTCAGCGGAGTTGACGTCCAAGACGCCAACGTTCGGGCCGTCCGGCTCGAGGCGACGAACCACGAGGGCTCGTTCCTCGGCAAGACGGTGGCCCCGAAGAAGTTCGCCTCGGGCGTGGACTCGGGGTTCGCCTTCGCCGACCTCCTGTTCGGGCTCGACCTCGGCAACGTCCCGGCTTTCGGATTCGCCTATCCCGCTTGGCGCGGGCATCTTGACGATGTCTACTTCCGCCCCGACATGTCCACGCTGGTCGAGTGGGAGCCGGGTCTCCACTCCGTGATCGGCGACTACTGGCTGAAGGACGGCACGCCGGTCCCGCTCTGTCCGCGCAACCTCACGCGCCGGATGGTCGACCGGCTCGCCTCGCTCGGCTTCACCGCGACCGTCGCCGTCGAGATCGAGGCGACCGTCTTCGAGGAATCGATCCACGAGGCGCGCGCACGCGGATACCGCGACCTGACGCCGCTCGGCGGGAGTGCGGGCACGGCGTACCACCTCGCGAAGTCGAAGGACTGGACCGGGTACATGAACGCCGTCGCCGACCGGCTCGACGCGGTCGGCATCGAGTGGGAGGCCTGGAGCGACGAGGACGCGGCCGGCCAGATCGAGATCAACCTGGCGCCCGGCGACCCGATCTCGGTGTGCGACGCCTGGGCGCGGACCCGCCAGATCATGCGCGAGGTCGCGTTCGAGCTCGGCCACACGGTCACCTTCATGGCCAAGCCCACCGAGGGCTACGGACAGGCCTCGCACATCAATCTGTCCCTCCAGCGGGACGGCGCCAACGTGTTCTACGCGGAGGAGGGACCGTCCGAGACGATGCGGCATGCCGTCGGCGGTCTGCTGGCGACGCTCGAGGGCAACACCTCGATCGCGCTCCCGCAGATCACCTCGTACCGGCGCCTGGTGGACCTCAGCGGCCCGCCGGTCACCGTCAGCTGGGGCATCAGCAACAAGACCACCGCGGTCCGCGCCGTCTGCGGACACCCGTCGTACTCCCGCCTCGAATACCGGGTCCCGGGCGCGGACTCGAACCTGTACCTCGCGCTGGCCGGCGTGCTGGCCGGTGTGATCGCGGGCCTGGAGCGCAAGATCGAACCGCCGGAGCCGGTCGCCGAGATGGCGTGGTGCATGCCGCCCGGGGAGATCACCCGGCTCCCGGACACCATCACGAAGGCCGCCGCCGCGCTCGAAGCGGACCCGATCCTCCGCGACCTCCTCGGTGCCGAGTTCGTGGACTACTGGGTCGGTTCGCGCCGGTGGGAGTGGATGCAGTTCCACACCGCGGGCGGTGATCCGTTCGCCGCGCTCTCCGAGTGGGAGTCGGCCCGATACTTCGAACTGCCGTGA
- a CDS encoding gamma-glutamyl-gamma-aminobutyrate hydrolase family protein: protein MSATDGTPTSVRPLIGITGRRIRLDLIRGGDPRYGDRCTDSYMSDYANRIARAGGLPVNLAYETDAKAVCHWLAGVVITGGQDVHPACWGGDTSVVRDVDPRANPMVHDAERDAYELALVRAALDRRIPVLAVCRGMQILNIALGGTLVPDLPPGEVRHLSPETAPTDGTADHLVTFEPGSIVAGLFGARAVTNSWHHQAVDRCGRGLLVTGRTADGVVEAVELPDAPVLGVQWHPEWMERDDPTMTWIVEEAVKRL from the coding sequence GTGAGCGCGACGGACGGTACGCCGACTTCGGTGCGGCCGCTGATAGGCATCACCGGCCGGCGGATCCGGCTGGATCTGATCCGGGGTGGGGACCCCCGGTACGGCGATCGCTGCACCGACAGCTACATGTCCGACTACGCGAACCGGATCGCACGGGCCGGCGGTCTCCCGGTGAACCTCGCGTACGAGACGGATGCGAAGGCGGTCTGCCACTGGCTGGCCGGCGTCGTCATCACCGGTGGGCAGGACGTGCACCCGGCGTGCTGGGGAGGGGACACGTCAGTGGTCCGCGACGTCGACCCGCGTGCGAACCCGATGGTCCACGACGCCGAGCGGGACGCGTACGAGCTCGCACTCGTACGTGCCGCGCTCGACCGGAGGATTCCGGTGCTCGCCGTGTGCCGGGGCATGCAGATCCTCAACATCGCGCTCGGCGGCACGCTCGTCCCCGACCTTCCGCCCGGTGAGGTGCGCCATCTGTCCCCCGAGACCGCGCCCACCGACGGCACGGCCGATCACCTCGTGACGTTCGAGCCCGGCTCGATCGTGGCGGGACTGTTCGGAGCGAGGGCCGTCACGAACTCGTGGCACCACCAGGCCGTCGACCGCTGCGGCCGGGGCCTCCTCGTGACGGGCCGGACGGCCGACGGCGTGGTCGAGGCGGTGGAGCTCCCGGACGCACCGGTGCTGGGAGTGCAGTGGCACCCGGAGTGGATGGAGCGCGACGATCCGACGATGACGTGGATCGTCGAGGAAGCCGTCAAACGCCTGTGA
- a CDS encoding TetR/AcrR family transcriptional regulator has product MARVPTAERRNDLVNAAIQVIATHGVDGATTRRIAEKAKAPLATLHYCFQTKELLFAAVFEKLAERYREVLIESDVHGDVAVSARAMLRGLMNWYLESPTDASVTIELISWAQRQEAHPAVTVYSEAVNVARSILARAASGQDIAPEMIDRIAYVIGALSDGFAVNWLTYADRSRAAEQAEIVVDVLDAWLAAKLA; this is encoded by the coding sequence GTGGCACGCGTACCGACGGCCGAGCGACGCAACGATCTGGTGAACGCCGCCATCCAAGTGATCGCGACCCATGGCGTCGACGGCGCGACGACTCGCCGGATCGCCGAGAAGGCGAAGGCCCCGCTGGCGACGCTGCACTACTGCTTCCAGACCAAGGAGCTGCTGTTCGCAGCCGTTTTCGAGAAGTTGGCGGAGCGATACCGTGAGGTTCTGATCGAGAGCGATGTGCACGGCGACGTCGCCGTGTCCGCCCGCGCGATGCTCCGCGGACTCATGAACTGGTACCTCGAGTCCCCTACCGACGCGTCCGTGACCATCGAGCTGATCAGTTGGGCGCAGCGCCAGGAAGCGCATCCGGCCGTGACCGTGTACAGCGAGGCGGTCAATGTCGCGCGATCGATCCTCGCGAGAGCGGCCTCCGGACAGGACATCGCGCCCGAGATGATCGACCGGATCGCCTACGTCATCGGTGCCCTTTCGGACGGCTTCGCCGTGAACTGGCTGACGTACGCGGATCGTTCCCGGGCCGCCGAGCAGGCGGAGATCGTCGTCGACGTGCTCGACGCGTGGCTGGCCGCGAAGCTCGCCTGA
- a CDS encoding phytanoyl-CoA dioxygenase family protein translates to MSTSGLCRITADTTPEEAVEIILRDGGVIVEGLFDDTTIAGLKNDLDPVLDAVDTGHDEVFAGNRTRRASGLFAKTEHMVTVALNPLYHRVAELILNKPLNVFFGEEAVPAPAGMHIGGTMAIKIGPGQGAQPLHRDDSVWLWRHPDYQREARVQIMVAVSDFTAENGGTLVIPGSHLWDDHRAPRYEETISTEMKAGSALIWIGSTYHGGGENTTTESHRFGLSMGWDLAFLRTEENHFLTYSLEQIRKLPEEIQRALDWSSEHYLGWVEVAGQMSDPHDLLKRDDYTSIDSGLPTTI, encoded by the coding sequence ATGTCGACCTCAGGACTCTGTCGGATCACTGCCGACACGACCCCCGAAGAGGCAGTCGAGATCATCCTGCGAGACGGCGGGGTGATCGTCGAAGGGCTCTTCGACGACACGACGATCGCGGGTCTCAAGAACGATCTGGATCCCGTGCTCGACGCGGTGGACACGGGACACGACGAGGTGTTCGCCGGCAACCGCACCCGCCGGGCGAGCGGTCTGTTCGCGAAGACCGAGCACATGGTCACCGTGGCGCTGAACCCGCTGTACCACCGGGTCGCCGAGCTCATTCTCAACAAGCCGCTCAACGTCTTCTTCGGAGAAGAGGCGGTGCCGGCTCCCGCGGGCATGCACATCGGCGGCACGATGGCCATCAAGATCGGTCCCGGCCAGGGTGCGCAGCCGCTCCACCGCGACGATTCCGTCTGGCTGTGGAGGCATCCGGACTACCAGCGCGAAGCCCGGGTGCAGATCATGGTCGCGGTCAGCGATTTCACCGCGGAGAACGGCGGGACGCTGGTGATTCCCGGTTCCCACCTCTGGGACGACCACCGGGCGCCCCGGTACGAGGAGACGATCTCCACCGAGATGAAGGCGGGTTCCGCGCTCATCTGGATCGGATCGACGTATCACGGCGGCGGTGAGAACACGACCACGGAAAGTCATCGTTTCGGCCTGTCGATGGGCTGGGATCTCGCCTTCCTGCGCACCGAGGAAAACCACTTCCTCACGTACAGCCTGGAGCAGATCCGAAAGCTCCCGGAAGAGATCCAGCGAGCCCTCGACTGGTCTTCGGAGCACTACCTCGGCTGGGTCGAAGTCGCCGGCCAGATGTCCGATCCCCATGACCTGCTCAAGCGGGACGACTACACCTCGATCGACTCAGGCCTGCCCACGACGATCTGA
- a CDS encoding transporter, translated as MELKDLLFLLADVWMIFAGFTFGIKFIRRYGNYLLGLEWIIVATSGSNFLVYAVVGADENSFMYTVAYFFDQFSRSVGITLILVMGLMRVTHRYKPSVGTDVGVFAFAAAVGLSLLLFGERLGVGVAVSLIVVNVLTTLFLIYFMRRLWAIGAKGWSVGTALATAAACVIAATYDFVHIPGDDAAHTLFYVGALSTWGFQLFTYYFAYRALHNHNESAATEPDLGEQSRVDA; from the coding sequence ATGGAACTCAAGGACCTGCTCTTCCTGCTGGCCGACGTCTGGATGATCTTCGCCGGATTCACCTTCGGAATCAAATTCATTCGGCGCTACGGGAACTACCTTCTCGGGCTCGAATGGATCATCGTTGCCACCTCCGGGTCGAACTTCCTCGTCTACGCGGTAGTGGGAGCCGACGAGAACAGCTTCATGTACACCGTCGCGTACTTCTTCGACCAGTTCTCCCGGTCGGTCGGCATCACCCTGATTCTCGTGATGGGCCTGATGCGTGTGACGCATCGGTACAAGCCGTCCGTGGGAACGGATGTCGGGGTCTTCGCGTTCGCTGCCGCGGTCGGGCTCTCCCTGCTGCTCTTCGGTGAGCGGCTGGGTGTCGGGGTCGCGGTCTCCCTCATCGTGGTCAATGTCCTGACCACTCTCTTCCTCATCTATTTCATGAGGCGGCTCTGGGCGATCGGCGCGAAGGGATGGTCCGTGGGCACCGCCCTGGCGACCGCTGCCGCATGCGTCATCGCCGCGACCTACGACTTCGTCCATATCCCGGGCGACGACGCTGCGCACACCCTCTTCTACGTCGGCGCGCTGAGCACCTGGGGTTTCCAGCTGTTCACGTACTACTTCGCCTACCGCGCCCTGCACAACCACAACGAGTCGGCCGCTACGGAGCCGGACCTGGGCGAACAGAGCCGCGTAGACGCCTGA
- a CDS encoding AMP-binding protein — translation MGEDPHTATLTGLLSERAQGSPDREFLRFGDDSWTFAEIDSWTSRLAHRLIEVDGVQAGDRVAIMLPNVVHWPVVWLSALKAGAVAVPVNSSYKRADLTFLLRDSGARVVFTDHERAGLLKEVTEAEAELADLRIVDVAADGSAPFPATAPAVRPTAETLANLQYTSGTTGFPKACMLTHDYWVRLGWTCAALTGLGSDDVLLTAQPFSYMDPQWNTALALTIGAPLVVLPRFSASGFFADVRRHRATFFYVLGSMPTLLFKQPPSPDDLDNQVRLVLCSGVPVGIHAQLEERWGAPWREIYGMTESGVDLFSSVDDVDAVGSGSLGLPAPTKQVRVVDPQGADVPDGEPGELIVSGKPLMLGYWNRPEDTAKVLRDGWLHTGDVVVRRPDGGIQLVGRIKDMVRRGGENIASAEVEAALERDDVVLATAVVAEPDETFGEEVKAYVQLAAGVAADRTTAARIVERAGRQLARFKVPRYVEFVTDFPRTPSERVSKPALKARAATEPGVSFDLGARRRTDGTPATPSTSADFLGIDLVRGVAVLTLRRPEKLNALDVATRLRLASAVREAGTGENVRGIVLTGEGRAFSAGEDLRSVPTSYAEVRTAVESFHDITRAIVQTRVPVVAAVNGLAVGGASEITLCCDARIGTPATEYYQPENGRGITISNASSLLLTRLVRNHAMRMVLGSPRIGAEEALRIGLLDEIVAPGELVDRAIDLIFEWTPENNTTALHLALLRPRLDEIEQAFAREDVAAQRAWESGVFSAGIDGFWTAKGAGK, via the coding sequence ATGGGAGAGGACCCGCACACCGCGACGCTGACCGGGCTGCTTTCCGAGCGCGCGCAGGGATCACCCGATCGGGAGTTCCTGCGCTTCGGGGACGATTCCTGGACCTTTGCCGAGATCGACTCCTGGACCTCCAGGCTGGCGCATCGACTGATAGAAGTGGACGGCGTCCAGGCCGGCGACCGCGTGGCGATCATGCTTCCGAACGTCGTGCACTGGCCGGTCGTGTGGCTGTCCGCGCTGAAGGCCGGGGCTGTGGCCGTGCCGGTCAACTCCTCGTACAAGCGGGCGGATCTCACGTTCCTCCTGCGGGATTCGGGAGCGCGGGTCGTGTTCACCGACCACGAGCGGGCCGGCCTCCTGAAGGAAGTCACCGAAGCCGAAGCCGAGTTGGCGGACCTGCGCATCGTCGACGTCGCCGCGGACGGGTCCGCGCCCTTCCCGGCGACCGCTCCGGCGGTGCGCCCCACCGCCGAGACCCTCGCGAACCTGCAGTACACGTCGGGCACCACCGGCTTCCCCAAGGCGTGCATGCTCACCCACGACTACTGGGTGCGGCTGGGCTGGACCTGCGCCGCGCTGACCGGCCTCGGGTCCGACGACGTCCTGCTCACCGCGCAGCCGTTCTCGTACATGGATCCGCAGTGGAACACCGCGCTCGCCCTGACGATCGGGGCCCCGCTGGTCGTCCTGCCCCGGTTCTCCGCGTCGGGCTTCTTCGCCGATGTCCGCCGCCACCGCGCGACCTTCTTCTACGTGCTCGGGTCCATGCCGACGCTGCTGTTCAAGCAGCCGCCGAGCCCCGACGACCTGGACAACCAGGTGCGCCTGGTGCTCTGTTCCGGTGTTCCGGTCGGGATCCACGCGCAGCTGGAGGAACGCTGGGGCGCGCCGTGGCGGGAGATCTACGGCATGACCGAGTCGGGCGTCGACCTGTTCAGCTCCGTCGATGACGTCGATGCCGTGGGGAGCGGGAGCCTGGGGCTTCCGGCGCCGACGAAGCAGGTCAGGGTGGTCGATCCGCAGGGCGCCGACGTGCCCGACGGCGAGCCCGGTGAGCTGATCGTCTCGGGCAAGCCGCTGATGCTCGGCTACTGGAACCGTCCGGAAGACACCGCCAAGGTGCTGCGGGACGGCTGGCTGCACACCGGCGATGTGGTCGTCCGCCGGCCGGACGGCGGCATTCAGCTGGTCGGTCGGATCAAGGACATGGTGCGCCGGGGCGGCGAGAACATCGCGAGTGCCGAGGTCGAGGCCGCCCTCGAACGGGACGACGTGGTCTTGGCCACCGCGGTCGTCGCCGAACCGGACGAGACGTTCGGCGAAGAGGTCAAGGCCTACGTCCAGCTCGCCGCCGGGGTGGCGGCCGACCGTACGACTGCTGCACGGATCGTCGAGCGGGCCGGCCGACAGCTCGCCCGCTTCAAGGTGCCGCGTTACGTCGAGTTCGTCACCGACTTCCCGCGGACACCGTCCGAGCGCGTGTCCAAGCCCGCGCTCAAGGCCCGCGCCGCGACCGAGCCCGGCGTCAGCTTCGACCTGGGCGCCCGACGCAGGACCGACGGCACACCCGCCACCCCGTCCACGTCCGCGGACTTCCTCGGCATCGACCTCGTCCGAGGTGTGGCCGTACTGACCCTGCGCCGTCCGGAGAAGCTGAACGCCCTGGACGTCGCCACGCGGCTACGGCTGGCGAGCGCTGTCCGGGAAGCCGGCACCGGTGAGAACGTGCGCGGGATCGTGCTCACCGGCGAGGGCCGGGCGTTCTCCGCGGGCGAGGACCTCCGGTCCGTACCGACCTCGTACGCGGAGGTCCGCACGGCCGTCGAGAGCTTCCACGACATCACCCGGGCCATCGTCCAGACGCGGGTTCCCGTCGTCGCGGCGGTGAACGGTCTGGCCGTGGGCGGCGCCTCGGAGATCACACTCTGCTGCGACGCGCGGATCGGAACTCCGGCGACGGAGTACTACCAGCCGGAGAACGGCCGGGGCATCACGATCTCGAACGCGTCGAGCCTGCTGCTGACCCGGCTCGTCCGGAACCACGCGATGCGCATGGTCCTCGGCTCGCCGCGGATCGGCGCCGAGGAGGCCCTGCGGATCGGTCTCCTGGACGAGATCGTCGCGCCCGGCGAACTGGTCGACCGCGCCATCGACTTGATCTTCGAGTGGACGCCGGAGAACAACACGACGGCGCTTCACCTCGCGCTCCTGCGGCCGCGGCTCGACGAGATCGAGCAGGCCTTCGCCCGAGAGGACGTCGCCGCGCAGCGGGCCTGGGAGAGCGGGGTGTTCAGCGCCGGCATCGACGGCTTCTGGACCGCGAAGGGCGCCGGCAAGTAG
- a CDS encoding Zn-dependent alcohol dehydrogenase — protein sequence MIDTEAAVLTAVNEPLEMTAIHVDDPEPGEVRVAVTNVGLCHSDLHYMTGTVPTGLPVVVGHEVAGVVEAVGSAVTGLRPGDRVVGALTPSCGLCVNCEAGWSTQCLRVEEVRRRPRPAFRLADGRPVERLGDVGAFSRHTLLRENALVKLDDDVPLHVGCLLACCVITGVGAVFRGAQVRPGSTVAVIGCGGIGSAIIQGARLAGASAVVAIDLDDARLKAARGYGATHVVNGSAEDVAAEVRNLLGDGVDYSFEAVGSARTAATALSVLRATGTACLVGIAPVGTELTLPASDFFFGEKRLIGSYMGSGQVRQDITQLARLYQQGRLLLDEMVTQVIPFGEINEGFKAMRSGDVTRIVVDLQA from the coding sequence ATGATCGACACAGAGGCCGCGGTGCTCACCGCGGTGAACGAACCGCTCGAGATGACCGCGATCCATGTGGACGATCCCGAGCCCGGCGAGGTGCGCGTCGCGGTCACGAACGTGGGCCTGTGCCACAGCGACCTGCACTACATGACCGGAACGGTGCCGACCGGACTGCCGGTGGTGGTGGGCCACGAAGTGGCCGGCGTGGTCGAGGCGGTCGGTTCCGCGGTGACCGGGCTGCGCCCGGGCGACCGCGTGGTCGGGGCGCTGACGCCGTCGTGCGGCTTGTGCGTCAACTGCGAGGCGGGCTGGTCGACGCAGTGCCTGCGGGTCGAGGAGGTCCGGCGTCGCCCGCGGCCCGCCTTCCGGCTGGCGGACGGCCGGCCGGTCGAGCGGCTCGGCGACGTCGGCGCGTTCTCCCGGCACACCCTCCTGCGGGAGAACGCGCTGGTGAAGCTGGATGACGACGTGCCGCTGCACGTGGGGTGTCTCCTGGCGTGCTGTGTCATCACCGGCGTGGGCGCCGTCTTCCGCGGCGCCCAAGTACGCCCGGGAAGCACGGTCGCGGTGATCGGCTGCGGCGGCATCGGGTCGGCCATCATCCAGGGAGCCAGGCTCGCTGGGGCTTCGGCCGTCGTCGCGATCGACCTGGACGACGCGCGGCTGAAGGCCGCCCGCGGCTACGGCGCGACCCACGTCGTGAACGGGAGCGCCGAGGACGTCGCCGCGGAGGTGCGGAACCTGCTGGGCGACGGGGTCGACTACTCCTTCGAGGCCGTCGGCTCGGCGCGCACCGCGGCCACGGCCCTGTCGGTGCTGCGGGCGACCGGCACCGCGTGCCTGGTGGGCATCGCCCCGGTCGGCACCGAACTCACGCTGCCCGCCTCGGACTTCTTCTTCGGCGAGAAGCGCCTCATCGGCTCGTACATGGGCTCGGGACAGGTACGCCAGGACATCACCCAGCTCGCGCGCCTGTACCAGCAGGGGCGGCTGCTGCTCGACGAGATGGTCACGCAGGTCATCCCGTTCGGCGAGATCAACGAGGGCTTCAAGGCGATGCGCAGCGGTGACGTGACCCGCATCGTCGTCGACCTCCAGGCCTGA